The Kwoniella dejecticola CBS 10117 chromosome 6, complete sequence sequence gatcgagaagcatTCAACTTCCAGAGAGGGTTGATATCTGTCTTTGTGCCCAAGGCGCTGCAAGAGTCCAAACAGGGAAATCTTTCGCATTATAACGATTTATTAGCACATTTCTCACCGTCACCTACCAACCCTTCACCAGCTTTACCGTCTCTTTTACCCCTACTTCGAGCTATATCAGCGCATGTCTCATTACTCTCCCCGGACATCCACTCTCCTCTGGTGACGGCGATTATCAACCTCCCATGGGCGACCGGAGACGAGAAGTTCGTCAAGACCTTCGTAGGATGGGCCGCTGTATTGGTCAGTGCTCAGCCAGGGTGGGCGAAAGAAGTCGTAGGCATGGCGGTGAAAGGTCTCACATGgcgtgagtgatttcgatttcgattgTCATGTTGTAAGTCTGCATGTCTGATCGACTCTGTCTGCAGAACCGCCTTACACGATGTCAACGGCTGCACCGATCTCACGGAGAATCTTTCATGCACGACATCATTTACTGCTTTCTCACCTTATCTCCCTTGTACCGACTCTACCCAATGTTCTACAACCTCTCCTCATACGGAACTTTCCTCACAAGCGAGAACCGGAGATCTCCCAGACTACCTGGATACGGAATTGCTGCGAGTTGATAGGATACTGTCCGGAATTAGGCGGTAGGATGTGGGGTGAGATAGTCGACAGGATGCTGAGGATCGATGTATGTGATGTTTCGCCATTGGACGTAGCTGGCTATATCTCTTTCAGGTTTGACTGACGTGTCTCTCGTAGGTCGAGATCACTAATAgcatcgaagacgatgacgaggattCCGATGCTGAatcggacgatgaagatgatctgccAACAGCCAACTTTGCTCagctatcttcttcagcgtctTCCCTAGATCCCTTAGACTTATTGATATCCCAACAGCTGCCTCGACCGCGTACAACATCGCCGTCGCCTGACATTGGAGTAGATGACGACGCATCGGACGGTGATCCGGATCCAGACGAGCTTTCCTCGCAGGACGGCGGCGAttcagaggatgaggaggccTCCAACGCCGCCAAAGTAGCAgaagcgaaggcgaagaagcgagcCAACGTCAAAGCTATGAGAGAGAAACTGGATGGAATGCTCGTTCACTTCTTCGAACACCTTGAAGAATACATGGGTGCGAAGTCCAGTCATATGCCTGCCGCAGAAATGGCTGCTCAGAACATCGCTGGCAGTTCTGGAGCTTCAACACCCACCTCTGAATATCCGCTTCCCAGCTCTTCGACCATCGCTTCTTTGCTGGTCAAACGGTCTACCCCGACACCTGCGCAATCTCTCGCTCATTTCCAAACGCTCCTGAATCTATTTTCTCGCCAAATTCTCCCTACGTCCGCTACACAGCACATCCCATTCTTATTGTTCCTCAccgcctctttctcctccgcGCATACCGACCTATTCTTAGGCTTGCTAGTCTCTCAAGCCTTATACGCTCAGACGACGACCGCTCCGCATACTTCCCAACCGGTGTCGATGAATCAGCGAATAGCAGCTACAGTGTACATTGGATCGGCAGTCTGCAGAGCGCGATTCGTGTCGGACGATCAAGCTAGAACTGTCTTGACTTATCTCTTAGCATATATAGATGGAAAGTTGCATCAATCCAGAATGGCAAACAAGAGAGAGACCATAGATGAACTACCGCTTTTCTATGCGGTATGTCAAGCTGTCATGCTCATCTTCTGTTTCAGATGGAGGGCTTTCACCCTGTCCGCTTCGAAAGAACACGACAATATCCTGGGAGATCTAGAGTTGGAGGGGGATGAATCGATAGATGGTGATGAGGGCGGGAACGATAATAAGTGGATTGGTGATTTGGATATCCTCCAAAGAGCTATAACGAGCGAATTGAATCCTTTACTCGTGAGTTTCAGCTGTTTCAGCTACTATCAGCCATCAggatatcagcatcatgtgAAACCAACTCGCCGATGGAGACGCTAATACGAGAGAACGAAAACGCTGTAGGGATGCAATCCGACAATCGTTTCTACTTTTGCCAAAGTAGCTCATCATACCAACTTCCTGTACTGTTTCTCCATAATCGAAGCCAACCAACAATCATCCCACCCACCCCGATCAAATTCCGCTCAAAATCTCAACACCaacgctcatgctcatgccaGCACAAGCAATGGCAATACCGGTGCCCATGGCAACGGCAATGCTCACAATGGGCAGAAAATCAACTCGAGGAGCAATTCGTCTTTGGTTGGGTCGCAGACCTTACCTAGACAAGCCAGACAGATGAACGTCGAAGCTGGCTTAGACTCTTATTTCCCTTTCGATCCATACGATCTTCCGAAATCAAAACGATTCGTCGAGCGATTATATAGGACCTGGTCCGAAGTAGCTATAGATGCTCAGAACGACGACGAATCAGATTCAGAGTCcgattcggattcggaagatggcgaagaggaaaaagatgatgatgatgatgacatgagTGATGATTCAAGTTTGGAGGATCACCTGGCTATAAACAaagaaaggggaaagagtggaagtatgagtatgaaaATACCGCTCAAGATGAAAATTGGGAGTTATGGTGAACATCGGCGCAACAGGTTATTGCCTGATAAAGATAATGGGCTGAGTAGTAGTTTGGAAGGAATGAGCATTAGTCCGAATCTCAGGAGTAGTAGTGCGGGGGTTAATATTGGAGTCTTCAGTAAATAAGCCTCCATCCTTCCATTCCCTTCATCTATATTCGGGCTAACGTCCTGCCTACTCCTTCTTTTCCACGACCTTGTAACCTGTCCATTGTCCATTGTATATCTCTGGTATGCTGATACACATCAATCCATTTCATGTCATTACATTAATTTGCGTTCGTAGCATTATCGGTATCGTAAATGATGGATATATGTTGTACTGTGCTTGTGCTGTAAAGTTACTCATGCAACGATTGAGCAATTTATACTCACGCCCAAAATCGGAATTCTATATCGACATGCGCCTACCCGCCGTATAGGTTCAATCAGCAAATAGCTTCCCCAGGTGACTTGACTGGAACAAGGGGGGAGAAGCGGAAATGAATGTCAgttgaacaagctcaccttAATCTGTTTCCTCGCTGAATCGCCTTTGATCCCTTGGAAGTATCTACCAGCCCATTAGGTAATTTGCCTTCATCTTTCCATTTCTTCAGCGTTTCTCGACCCGCTTTTAGACCTATAGCTAAAACTTCAGAGAACCTCTTGAATCCTCCGAGGGTATCGAATTGCTATTCCACGCGTAAAaaacatcgtcaacatctaGCACTCATCATTAAGACCAAGAGCCGCAGAAACGAGAAACGTAAAAAAGGGTTATTCAATGCAGGAAAGTCATGACCCACTTGCACAGGCATAGCAACGTATAAACACCCAGGAGCATTCTTAACATCTTCCAAGGTCTTTACGCTCGACACGCTATCACACCAAGGATATCAGATTAGCCATCTCCTCTCACCTGAATACGGTGGGAGGCAGATGTACGATGACGACTTACTATGTCAATCTCGAAGACACTTCGGTCATGGATAATACTTTTCTCTCGTAGAACGGATTGAACCTATTCCAAACATATCCAAAATATTAGCTTTTCCGATCTGCCAAGCGACGTAGCTTGCAGAATGGTCGAGGTCTGAACTTACCGGTTGATGAATATCCACCAGCCAGAAACGGAATCCCCATAATTCCTTGGGTTCGTATCATCTATACTGCCCACATCTACCACTATGACATCGCGTATACCGTTCGAGCGCAATGGTCCGATCGGGGTATTATCTATGTATCCTCCGTCGACCAGTACTGGGAAATTGAAATATACCGTTATTTAGCAGAGATCAATGATTGCCAAAGATTTGCGAGGGCCCGATAGAGATAGGTCCTGCAGGCGATGGGCAAAACTCACAGTTCCCGTTATCAGAAAGAGGCGGCAGTAGACCCGCTAGAGTCATTGAAGCTCTGACATATCGCCTTTCGTGCGAGGCAGACACGTCAGCTCGCATGATCGGAAGATTACTATGAGTTGACTCACCAAGCATACCCTGTCCGATGTATGTCCATTCTCGAATGTGTGATATTCGTCGAGTTTGCAAAGAACGGTATCCACATATCTACGTCGAGGGAAGGGTGGTCAGCTGGTAAGTCTCGTCGGCACGTATTCTTTAGCTGACCTTCAATGTGAGTATTGTAAAATGCCTTGTCTGTAACGGTCTCTATCAGCTATGTCAACCTTACGAGtctcatcaagctgatcacttACATATACCTCGATCTATGTCACCCTTCTTCGTAAGCAGAATCCCATAGGAGAGAACGcatggacaaggaggaaaagcGGGGAATTGAGCGAAAGACTCACTGAACTCATGCCCTGTCGTGTACGCCACAAAAGGATACGTAACATCGCTCAGaatcctcaacatcgacccCATCCTTCCTGCAAACTGCTTCGTCCTTCCCGTGGTCTCCAGCAAATCAGTCTCTTTCGCATACAATCCACCGACGAACGAGCCTATCGAGCATCCTCCAATCGCGTCGATCGGTATCCCGAACTCCTCGAGGGCTTGTAACATCCCTATGTGGGATATACCCCTCGCACCCCCTCCACCAAGGACAAGACCGATTTGTTTCCCGCATAATCGACGGGCTATACGGGCGAAATCATTCATATGTGCCGGTCTCCGCGGTCGAGCGATCGGTCTCAAGCCTCGATACTTCCGTATTCGGCCTTCGACTCGCTCTCGTAAATGCTTGAAAGCTGCTACGGCTGCTGCGTCGTGGATTGTTGGAATAGCCTTGTGCGGCGTGACTACCCCTGGGAGTTCGACATGATGGTGCGCATGAACCCACGGTCGATTCTAGAAGACAGATTAGGGATTGCAATGACCAGCTAAATTACAGCAACACTCACAACTAGCCAAGGACGGGTCGAACCGGGCGCCACAGCTCTTTCGTCGTGTAGCAAAATTAACTCCTTTCTAGCAGTAGTCTTCGTAGCAAGTAGTAATTTCTCTATACGATCGAACGTATAAGCGATTGATGCTCGGTGTCACCTGATTATCAACTCACCATATTCCCCAAGAGATGGATCATCGCCCATGGTCAGGACAAGTACTAAATCCGCCTACTCTCGCGTATCAGCTGTTCTCTTCCGAAAATTcaacagctgacatacctgtCTGATACAAGTCAAAGTCCATTGACTCGCTGGCGGTGAGTCCGCTACATATAGCACTGATCGGAAATGTTGCTATATCCCAATGTGAGCTTCCgatctttgcctttttccTATACGACTGACCTCTTGATCGGCAAGCCATCCAGCAACTTTCAGTTTTCTGCACGCTCAAAGTGTCAGATGCCAACCAGCCAGGTTTGGCAAGGGAAACTTACCCGATCCTGGAGAACGCATGTCTGCCTAGATGTCGCATGACAGTCCCTTGATCAAGGTACGAAGTTGAAGCTCCCAGTTCCTCGAGGGAAGTTTTCAGCTTCCCGGCAAAGTGCGCTACAGGTACATTGCGATTAGAGCCCAATATACAGACCGTCTCTGCAATTCCCATCATAtcagctgcttctgctcATGCGCAACTAAAAAATGCGTAAGATTGGGGCAGGACTCACTCAGGTTGACATCGGTACTGGGCACGTTTACCGGAGAATGGCCAACAGAAAGCTGTTCGCCCATAGCTTTCCGTACTCGACCCGCTATGAGTCTCATAAATTGCACGGTGGTAGCTGGATGCTTGATACTGATGGCGTCGAAAAGCGCGGCGGGGATCCTGACTAGCTCGGAATCTCGAATAGCAGTGACAGTATCAGATCGGTTGACAGCTGTGATCACGTCAAGTTCGCCAATCGAATCATTTTGGCCGTACTCGTGTAAAACTTGCATGGAACCGTCTTTCTCCTGGAATGATCGAAGTCGCCCATCTGCAAGGGAATGATCAGTGATATGCTGAAATACATCAATCACAAAAGAAGACTTACTGATGACAATGTAAAAGTCGGTAGCTTTGTCGCCTTTCTCGTACTGCATTTAAAATCGTTAGACCCGACCTGACACATATATTTAGCACTCGTGGCTTACCAATACCTATCAaggatcttcagctgagGCTTtgttcgatgatcagcatcagaaaGAACTACTCACCTGACCAGCTCCGAGTTGCTGCCAGTCCAGTCCAGCATCGATGTGTAAGACTACCGGCGGGCGTCAGCTgagagaagaacgatgtTGTTACCAGCTCACCTAGAGGCGAGAGGAGCGACAAAAGTCGCTTGGCCAGAGTGAGGAGCACAATGGGTCTtcgctcgatgatcttctctaATGTATGGTGCGGTAAGAAGCCAACGAAACAATCCGTCTTCGCTCTAAAACGTCGTCAGCCGAACAAACTCTCCTTGACCTCACAATGAGCTTCCTCACGTGATATTGACATAAGAGTCAGTGCTGCATAACGAAGACAAGTATCCCGCTATTCCTCCAGGCTATGCGCAGGTAGTCCTCTATGGATTAGCATTGTTGTAGACCTTGACAGGCACAGACACGCTCACCTTCACGGTGTATAACgtttcttcactttgaccaTTGCCGAATGGAGAAGAGTACCCATTGTTATGGCTGCTATCCAAGCCTAACGCAGCGCCAAAAGGTCGTCCGCTCACGTTCGCGAAAGTCGATGGCGGGGGACTGGCACTAGAAGGGTTGATTGCAGGAGACGATCGGGGCGTCTCTACGCCGGCAGTATGGACAGGCAAAGATGTCTTTCAAGGGTCACAATCCATCAGCATCGCCTGCATCTTACGAGAACACTAGAATGGGCCATTACTCACCTCCAAAAATCCATCGATGACATAATACATCCCCGGActtctttccccctctttGACTAATACACTGCCCTTTTTGAAAAACAGGATATCCACGTTGCCTTCTAGATCCTTCAATATCTTCTTATCTCCCAGAGCCATACCGAATTGCGAGTCATGCATACTTGCTGAGATACTACTAGCGtctccatcatcgacttTGGCTTTCAACGCAGCTTCTCTGAGCATCCCACCTATGACTCCTTCATGCGTTGACTCCGCCATAAGATCGAGGACATTCCCAAACGGCATTTTACTGGATCCTCCGGGCCTACCATTGGGTGGAAACATGGGAGAATTTGGTGTCGATAAGGCTGACACGGACGGTGCCATTGAGTTCCTGCCTATTGAATCGATGTTGCTTTCTGTAGGTTGCGCCAACCCGATCGAACGGGCTATACTCATCAAGACAGCTTCTTTCAAGTCGAAGGCTTCGTCTTGCGGTGTACCATTCTCGGTCGAGGGGGAGACCGATACTCCGTTGTGGTGCGCAAGGTCTACTGAAGATTGCGAAAAACGTCCGAGCCAAGTGTCCATACGAGGTAGACCTGGGGTCTGAACCGAAGGTCTATAATATGCTCCGCCTTTCTCGTCTGGCACGTTACGTTGAGCCATCGCTAGATCACCAGCGGCAACCTGCTTTCGGAATGCAGAAGTGCGGCGGACAAATTCCGTGCCATGTCGAGCAGCTGTCTCGGGGCTGAAGACCGCGGGGGTAGGTGGATCAATCGTCGTCTCTTGATCTGGTGATTTTTCGATCGGTGAGGCTACTTGCACGTTTCCATCAATCTTACTGAGAGCTTGTAAGCCTGCAGTGGCTAGTGTTGATGGTTTAGTTGAGGGTGTCGAGGGTATCTGGTGGGGAGTGGTCGAGGGAAGCGAAGGGGCTTTCACGGTTGGACTGGCGGGAACATAGTTGAAGTAATCTTTGCTGGATACTCTGCCGCTTGGGGAAGAACCAATAGATGAGAAATTGTTCCGGGTCTTGTCATTCGCTTGAGCTTCAGGTTGGAATCTATTTCGCAGAGCTTGCATACCGCCTCCAGTATAGAAGGATCGGGGCAGGGGATGCGACACCATTGAGTTGAGTGAAGATTCGGATCTCAATATCTCCTTTGTCAAGCCAAGGTATTTGTGTGCTACTCTGATGGTGAGCTACAGTCAGGC is a genomic window containing:
- a CDS encoding lysophospholipase NTE1 gives rise to the protein MSSVPTPPDANGNPLIALAIAVIYAILYVLQGVRNVVGVLTIGLPSAIVRILHYSLTISLGFPHFLALFAGALLGLFFLVRYRYLTRYTKLKEPALPPPSPPSLTNDLLPLDTPGIGLNDKRSRSGSFHNYLDDFLSAIRIFGYLEKPVFHELSRHLQTRRLAAGDTLDIINGDFWCVVEGKVQVFAPDTTGTSTPSSPDLHHGGNGFNGYHLLNEVSTGGTLSSLFSILSLFTEDVKLSWTPPNEEEGEEVVNQDHDIARDDTLVPPRNKSRANSDVSQLDHDVLNKRATSPDSVIPQTARLGRQRSSSLDTEDLTIRQNEDESDPSLSLPATTSPSPLGGRSTTSSLHPSPKIRPQPRPFASAASSFRDSPQPHKSVPKREDTGANALKGTIARATVDTTLAVIPASAFRKLTRKFPKASGTVVQVVLERFSRVTFMTAHKYLGLTKEILRSESSLNSMVSHPLPRSFYTGGGMQALRNRFQPEAQANDKTRNNFSSIGSSPSGRVSSKDYFNYVPASPTVKAPSLPSTTPHQIPSTPSTKPSTLATAGLQALSKIDGNVQVASPIEKSPDQETTIDPPTPAVFSPETAARHGTEFVRRTSAFRKQVAAGDLAMAQRNVPDEKGGAYYRPSVQTPGLPRMDTWLGRFSQSSVDLAHHNGVSVSPSTENGTPQDEAFDLKEAVLMSIARSIGLAQPTESNIDSIGRNSMAPSVSALSTPNSPMFPPNGRPGGSSKMPFGNVLDLMAESTHEGVIGGMLREAALKAKVDDGDASSISASMHDSQFGMALGDKKILKDLEGNVDILFFKKGSVLVKEGERSPGMYYVIDGFLETSLPVHTAGVETPRSSPAINPSSASPPPSTFANVSGRPFGAALGLDSSHNNGYSSPFGNGQSEETLYTVKPGGIAGYLSSLCSTDSYVNITAKTDCFVGFLPHHTLEKIIERRPIVLLTLAKRLLSLLSPLVLHIDAGLDWQQLGAGQYEKGDKATDFYIVINGRLRSFQEKDGSMQVLHEYGQNDSIGELDVITAVNRSDTVTAIRDSELVRIPAALFDAISIKHPATTVQFMRLIAGRVRKAMGEQLSVGHSPVNVPSTDVNLKTVCILGSNRNVPVAHFAGKLKTSLEELGASTSYLDQGTVMRHLGRHAFSRIGKLKVAGWLADQEQHFRSVLYVADSPPASQWTLTCIRQADLVLVLTMGDDPSLGEYEKLLLATKTTARKELILLHDERAVAPGSTRPWLVNRPWVHAHHHVELPGVVTPHKAIPTIHDAAAVAAFKHLRERVEGRIRKYRGLRPIARPRRPAHMNDFARIARRLCGKQIGLVLGGGGARGISHIGMLQALEEFGIPIDAIGGCSIGSFVGGLYAKETDLLETTGRTKQFAGRMGSMLRILSDVTYPFVAYTTGHEFNKAFYNTHIEDMWIPFFANSTNITHSRMDIHRTGYAWRYVRASMTLAGLLPPLSDNGNLLVDGGYIDNTPIGPLRSNGIRDVIVVDVGSIDDTNPRNYGDSVSGWWIFINRFNPFYERKVLSMTEVSSRLTYVSSVKTLEDVKNAPGCLYVAMPVQQFDTLGGFKRFSEVLAIGLKAGRETLKKWKDEGKLPNGLVDTSKGSKAIQRGNRLR